The genomic window GAACAACCAAAGTGTCAAGAGCAGGCTTTTATGCCTTGGTCTCCATCCCAGAACTGTCAGTCAAGCAGCCCCTTTGCTGGCCTGTGGTCAGACTCGTCCTAAGGCAGCCAAATTTTCCCAACATGTTCTGGTCACTCTTAAAATAGAAGGCCCTACACCTACTATCATGTTTCCAGACTGTTCCTTGTTTGGGGCGGGAATATCCTGAAGTCCTGGTGCTGGAGTTCTCCCAGGATAAGACTTACCTCACAGTTCTGTTAACTACCTCACAACGGAGTCTACATgtttctctttcctagtttttcttcCCTCTTTGTCCCAAATCCCAACATGGCTGTGTCAAGCACAAGAGAGTTGTTTTCTCTATCCCTAGTCTGGTCAAAATAGACATACATTTCTGGGCTGGGTTTGTAGCTCAATTTGCATTGTCCTTACCTAGCATGCTTAGAGGCACAGGATCCCTATGAGCTGCATAAAGCCAGCATGGTGCGTGGCAGTCCTGTAATGCTACCCTGTGAGGAGGAAGATGCCAGAGTCACTCtagtttacaaagtgagtttgtgttcagagagagagagagagagagagagagagagagagagagagagagagagagagacatatgaCACCatcttaaaatagaaaatgacacTCTATCTAAAAAAAGACAACCATTTCTTTTCCCCAATTATAATATTGCCATCTACAGTAATGAAGTGTGCAAGGggcctgatttaatttttaaaattcactgaCATGTGTTTTTTGTCTTATTATATAATCTACCTGAAGAATATTCCCCGTGTTTGAAGACAATATGTATATTGCTGCTTGTGGTTAGAACAtccagttttatttattatgcttTATTATAGTGAGTTTTCCTTTCCATAGGATGCTCCCtttttattatacattattaAAAATGATATATTGAAATCTATATTCCTTTAGAACTGCCCATTTCTTACTTCATATTGTTATtctatctccttttttttttaaaaaatatatatatattttgagacagtgttgtCTAGCAGCTCCAGAATCTCAATCTGtacctcctgcttcctctttctagtttctgggatAATAGCACTTGCTACCATCCTCTGTCCTTTTTGAATAATTGTTTTGGTCACATCTAGAATTATCCATCAACAGGGTTTTAAACATTCCTTTCACTGACTTAAATATACTGTTCACAGTACTTCCTGGACCCATGTTTCACGAGGACGCTATTCCTTAAATCTATATGCCACTGGATACAATgcttcttctttcctgtgttgtCAAATAATCTTTTTGTTTATCAAGAACAGGTGACTCTTGGTGTAAATGTCAAGTTTACGGTGCTTCAAGGTGGTTAGGCTTTTTTCCATGGCTAGTGCTATAGGATTTGCCATATTTAGAAAGtgttctttcttcccctttcttgaGCCCTTCCAATTCTTGGGCAGTTTAATCGTGTGTccttaattcatttttctttttaaatttatatttcatttacttATATTATGGGCTGTATGCCATGGCATATGCACAGAAACcataggacaacttgtgggaatcagttctctcttacTATGTGGAGCCTGGGCACCAACCTCAGGACACCAaccttggcagcaagcatctttacccacagagccatcttgtgAACCCCTACAGGTTTTctttttgtcagatatttttatcattgtggaaaatatttttcccatACAATATATCCTAATCACAGTTTTACCTCCCCCATTTGCCCCTAgattctcccctctccccacccatcCAATCTTACACTTTCCAATActttcaatattttcttcttcattcctCAGATTGAATACTCTCAATTGACCTATCTTCAAGATTATcctaattctccttttggctagTCCAGTGATTTTTATTCAGTGATGTTATTTTGCTTACtctataaataatgctgctaggAAATATCCtttaattcatttgtttattgCTGAGGGGAAGGGGCCATCTCATGCCATGCTCCCTACATGGCTATCACAGGACaactttctctccttccattatgtGGATCCTGGGTATGGAAATCAGTTCCTTAGGATTGCTGGCAAGATCTATCTTCAAAGCTGCCTCACAAGTccttatgttattttttatttatagaatttttatttttttattttttattttttttaaaaatattttttttaaaaaaatgtattatttggaaaagctgttttatattctttgtgaacACTTTTCTCTTGAGTTCCTGTAATTCCTTTGTTATAAATtccattagcttttttttttttagaagtatcAAAAGCTTAGTGTATCAATCCCAGTACCTGACTGATTTCTCTCTTTTACTTAAAAACAATTTTCACTCTATGTATGTATAGTTTGTGCATGTGTTTACACATGTGCATTCAAGGTGTGATCCCATGTGTTCACAAGGCTGGCAGAGGTCAACATTGAGTTTCCCCCTCTAGCACTTTTCACATtattgtaaattttttaaaatttatttttgttatattaagtgcacgtgtgtgtgtgtgtgtgtgtgtgtgtgtgtatctagatAGATGCCTGCAGAGGCCGAGTGTTGTGTTGTGAGTGTCCTGGTGAGGGAGGTTGGCAAGCATCtatctgagtcctctggaagagcggtacATACTCTCCagagtttgatttttattttgttaaagttttttttaaagatctatttattcatttcatgtatacgaatacactgtcactgtctccagacacaccagaagtgtgTATtggaatcccattacagatggttgtgagccgccatgtagttgctgggatttgaactcaggacctgtggaagagcagtcagtgctcttaaccactgagccatctctccagccccttgatttttattttttttatttttttattcgctatatttatttacattttaaatgatttccccttttctggttccccattcCCCTAAAGTCacaaaagcccccttccctccccctgttctcccacccaccccttcccacttccctgttctggttttgccctatactgcttcactgagtctttccagaaccaggggccactcctcctttcttcttgtacctcatttcatgtgtagattatgtcttgggtattccaggtttctaggttaacacccacttattagtgagtgcataccatgattcaacttttgagtctgggttacctcacttagtatgatgttctctagctccatccatttgcctaagaatttcatgaattcattgtttctaatggctgaatagtactccattgtgtagatataccacattttttgcatccattcctccactgagggatacctgggttctttccagcttctggcaattataaatagggctgctatgaacatagtggagcacattttaaattatgcacatatatgtgtgcctgagtgtggtgtgtgcacctgtgtgtggaTGGCTGTCAAAACcagaagagtgtcagatccccagagctTGAGTAACATGTCATTGTGACTGCGTgttgcaggtgctgggaatcaagcttaggccttctgcaagagcagcatgcaCTCCTAACTGcagagacatctctctagccagcCCTACTTTAGCTTTTTCTGGAACAGATTGTATCTCTAAACCTCAAGCCCACAGTTACCCTAGCCGGGATGGCCAGAAACCTCTTTGGagctgcctttctctgtctcagaACCTAGATTTAAATGTTTGCTGCTGCTTTTACATCTATGTTGTGGGTCACAATCACTGCTGGCAGTCATTTTTCCTACTGACCCATTTCCCAGCGCCACTTTTAAAAGTGAGATGGAGACCTCATGAAGTGCATGCAGGGTgttcttgaacttgctatgtagctaaggagGACCACGGAATTCTGATTCTCATACATCTACTTCTCAAGTGTTGTGATTCCAGGTCCTGGCCATTGTGTTCAGCTATTATTGTTTCTGTCGCCCCCTTGCCTATGAATGGACCCCACTCTCTGTACCACTGCAAGCtagcttccttttattttcatttaaaatatttaatttcattttcaaaattgcaAGCCCATGCTTATCCAGCCGGAGTCTAGAgtagctgcagctgctgctgatggaggagaaagaaaaagtttgtAAGAAAAGTGGAGATCCTCTGAACTGTCAGCACCAAGAAAAGTCACATCTGCATTGTCTGTTTAAATGGCATTGCCTTGGTAATTAAACACATACCTTAACCGTCTCAGAAGATGCTTGAAACAGATATATTGGGGATTTAGCTCTTTATTGTAAATACAAGGGCTGAGGGGCTAAGTGTGTAATAACAGGATGTTGGTGGCAGCAAAACCTAAGACCTATGACAAAATTAACTGTGGGCTCTTGCCACATATGGCTCCAAAAGTTCCACACAGAAagggaaggcaaaaaaaaaaatagttgagaGGAGTCTCGTTACTATTTCATTGCTTGTGCCCTGTGAACCCTGTAGGCTGTCTCAAATGAAGCTTCTGTCAGAGTTCAGGGCTGAAATGAAATCCTGAGTAGGGGACAGGGTGGCGGGGACCATCTGTGTTTGGAAGAGCCTGCTGTTTCTCCTTAGGGTCCTGCATCATCTCTCCTGTAAATTTGCATGGGTTAAGAGTCAGGGTGAGAATAGTGTAAGtgggtgaccccccccccacacacacacagggtaacCTTACTATGGAAGTTGGGAAGCCCCTGTAACACACAGAACTTCCTGACTATGATGTGCAGGTGTTACCTCCTGGAAACAGATCTTGTCATTCTGTTTAAATGGCATTTCCTTGATATCAGACATGTATCTTAACAATCTCAAAAGACACAAAACTAATATATTGAGAATTCAGCTCTTTATTGCAAATGCAAATACAAGTATTGAGGAGATAACTGTGAAATAACAGGGTTTTGTGGGCACAACATCATCTGCCTATGGTGCCTTGAGCAACGGTGGCTCCCTAGGGCTTCTCCGCAGCCTTCAGAGAAAGATGCtctggggagcaggaggaggaccTCCGAACATTTACAGCCTCTTATAACTCCTgtatttttctctcctcttcaaAAACCATTTCTACAATGATTAGGAAAAAGGAATTGTAGTAAAAATTTCAGTGTAGTAAACCATTAGGATTATAGTTGAAGTACTTAATAACCCAGAAAGAATCTACAGTATTATATTATCAACTAAAAGATATATTGACTTTGTCTTTTCCTATTGGTAGTAACCAAGTACTTTCCAATTGAATTTAGGTTCTACTCCACATGTTGAAACCCACACCTGACACCATTATTAAGGCCACGAACCTGTAGCTAGACAAGTCCTAGGGGAGACTCCCTTCCTATTACTCTGCCAAATCAGCATAGCATTAAACGGACACCTAATGGTGTATTGTTCTAATTAGTGCATTTCTCAGCCCTCATTAGAGAAACTTCTTTTTTCTGTAGAAAATAGCAATAAACATAGAGCTCTACTAATGAACAAGGCATAGAAaacaagagattgaagaaatcTCATCCCCAAATAgaacatatatatcacatgtcCCCCTCCCAAAGCTCAGAGATCACTTTGGGAGAGAGGATGGAAAGAGGATGTGCATGACCACAAGGAAACAATGTTTTCTTGGTACATCAtggtagatatgtgtgtgtgtgtgtgtgtgtgtgtgtgtgtgcgtgtgtgtatgcacctATCTAAGAATATTTGAGCAGCACAAATTAGTCTTGATGGGTTATTAAAAAGCAGGGGACACAAAGTTGGAtggggaagagttggggaaggatgACTgtgaacaaaatacaaacaaaaaatttcaaagaactaataaaacttctttaaaaaccTGGGAGAATTGGGTATTTTGACTTGatattttctccatttccatAAGTCTCTGTTGAGCTAAGTTTGCATTAGTTATATGGATTTGGCCTGCAAATTATTACCTCACTCCAATTCCCCTTGTAACAATAAAATTTATGATTAGTTTTTGTTAATAGTTTTATGGATCCCATAGCTGTACTAATTTGAATAATTCATGTGTCATAACCAGAGCATGACTCCTCAGAGAAATGCTTTCTAAAGAATACCAGCcttggccaggtggtggtagcatacaccttcagtttcagcactggggaggcagaggcaggaggatctccgtgattttgaggccagcctgatctacaaagtgagttcaggacagggagggctacacaaagaaactctgtctcaaaaacaaaaacaaacacatacatattcacaaaagaataccagCCTTATAatctttatatatgtgcatatacatatatacacataaataatttttaatgtgtgtatgcacatatcctacatatctatataaaataCAATTACTTTGCACATAATTTGTACACACTTTCTAAGTCAAAATGCATATAAAGATTTACCCACAGGatacatgtatgtgtaatatatatgtacttaGTGAAAATAAGTACAATTTTTTGTTCCTTGGGAAGGTATGTGCTTTCTGGAAATGAGCCATTTCTGATTAGTAGGGTTTCCTTATTCCATTTTTTACCCACAAGGACCACAAATCTCAAAAGCCATTTTTGTTGGTTTAGAGTGATGGCTACTGGTTAAtgcttgttgctcttgtagaggacttaAGTTTAGCTCCTAGGACCCATTTGGACTGTTTATAGATACATgcactgggctagagagatggctcaggggttaagacatgcactgctcttctaaaggtcctgagttcaaaccagCAACTAcaccgtggctcacaaccattcgtaatgagatctgacgccctcttctggggtgtctgaagacagagacagtgtaaataaataaatatttaaaaaataaatacatgtacttCTAGTTCCATGAAATATATGCACTCTCCTGGCTTCCTTGATGAGTCACATACATATGACATAATAAAGGagagataaatctttaaaaagtcattttgaaACATGGTTTGGAAATCAAAGGCAACACAATTCAactcagagaaccaaaaggacctACAGATAAAGCATGTTCTAGAATGGCTGTCCTACCGAAGGACTTTTCTTTGTGGACTGACCTGTACTTTGGCTTCACTCACACCCATGGATCTTGCCAGACGTTTTCTAAAAGGTAAAAGACATTCAACATTTGGAATTATggatatatgaaataaaatacgAGAAGGATATTTTATCATTCTTTTAAAAGGTTTGTCTCATTCCCTTCCTTCATTGATATTCACCTTGAGAATTTTGAGGTACTTAGAGCAAATGCCACAggtaatattattttataaccaAGTTATCATAATAGATAAGCAAACCCAAACGTGTCTATAATAAGCAAATTTTAAAGCACTAATGAAGACAGTAAATACCTCAAAAGAAATGTTCCCAATGCTGGCAACAGTCGAACAGGGGATTCTACCtcaaacaaaataacacaaaacaagGCAAATACTACAAAACAAATGCCAACAGGAAAACAAAGTGTTTTGTCAGGATAAAAGGAAACTCCAATAAAGAAGCTTAATGGAAAGCATCCAAAGATTTTAATATTCAATTAACACACGAGGTACTCCAATCACTGATTatcagaaaaaatgaaatatcacacttcttttttaaatttatttattttttaagtgtgtgtgcatgtgtccctgGTGCACatggagaggccagaggacagcatgCAGGAGTCTTCTTCTATGTGTGTCCTCGGAGTGGACCtcaatgcctttacctgctgagccatcttccactGCAGGGAAAAAAGTATTAGAAGTCACAGCAGACATGAAATGAGTATTAGAAAACCTCACAACACTGCCTGCAACAGTCCTGGATTCCAAGCGCGATTGAAATCTGAGGCACGAGCTCCTTGCACGTTCCAGGGAAGCCATGCCACACAGTGAGATCTTGGATCAAAAAGCAGAAGAGGACCTCTGCACACACCTCCACCCCTgccagaaacaaataaacaaacaaacaacaaaaacatatggTGGAATATGCCTTCAGTCACAACACAAATGGGCCAATGGAGAAGGCCTGGCATGGAGTTCATTACCTGAgataactttgaacttctgatctacCTGCCAggtactaggattacagacatgtactgCCTCGCTCCATTCAgcctgggtgttttttttttttttgtggttgttaatgttgttttgtttttgtatttatttatttgtttatttttatttacttctttaaatAATTTGATGATAGCCTTCCACTCTGcagctgaggctggcctggtactcacGACTGTAGCAGGATGGTTcacaggtaaaagtgcttgcctgcatgcctgagttcaaagccaggatGCACATGGTGCAAGCACAGAAACAACTCACCAACTCCCGTAAGTTGTCATCTAGCCTCCAGATGTGCCATCTTGTGAACATGCACACCCAAGCATAgcacatgcgtgtacacacacgcagacacacacacatacagattaaGAGAGAGGGGacttaaataaattaaagaaggacacataaaatataataaaaggtgGACAAGAAGAGGACCAGGAGGGAGGAGAATCTCTCTACATTCTACTTCATTTCCCCAACAAACTGATCCAAGCTAGGCCATCTACTTACGCTTCTGAGGAGCTGATGTATTGGTTGCGCTGGAAAATGCCCTCTAGCTCTTGTAGCTGCAGCAGGGTGAACCTGTGTTGTGCCCGGGGGCGGCATTCGGGCACCAACACTCTCACAGGATTAGCACAGGACCCCTGCCCTGGCACAGGCTTTACATTTTCTGAATCACCCATGTAATCAGGGACGGGCTCCTCTGGCTGCTTCTCATTCTCCTGGTCACAGCCAGTGGCGCCAAGGCCTTCTTGGTTCCAGTGAAGCATGAAGCCTGCATCTCCAGCAGCGGCCCCAGCTtcttctgctccttctccttcCACTGCCAcctctgccgccgccgccgccgccgccgccgccgcccctcccggcccaggctggcctcgtccACTGTCGCCCTCACGTCGTCGTCCGTCTCCGGCCGGCAAGGCCATCAGCGCCCTCGCACCTGGCAGCGGGAACCGGAAACCCAGGCGTCAGGGCCCAGGCTGCTGCGGAGGGGCCGGCAGCCATGGCGAAGGCGAAGGCCGTGGCGCACAGCGCCCGCCCGTCCAGTCGTCCTCCCCGCGTGGACGTGGGCCAACCCCCGTCCCCAGAGCGCACTCACCGTTGTTCACACTGCCCTCATCCTCCTCAGGTCCCACCTGAAACTGGGGATTGATCTTTTGACGGGCCATGTCCGTGAAGCCTTCGAAGCCGCGGCTTGCCGCTTGCAGCCCCCAACAATTCCGGAAGTAGAGCTTCTAAACCAACCAACGGTTCTTTTCCTTTCCGCACCTCCAGAACCGATAGTTTACATTAGCATGTATCCAAATATGGTAGTGTGTCCTGGCTTCCGGTTGCCCTCCTGTTCCTGTGAGCTGAGAAactgagcatcatttgatatacgAAATGTGTCTTCGGTATAGGGTATACGCAGCAccctaggaggaacaacaatacgagccaaccagtacccccagagctcccagggactaaaccaccaacaagagagtacacatggagggaaccatgactcctgatgcatatgtagcagaggatggccttgttggacatcagtgagaggagaggcccttggtcctgagaaggctagatgccccagtgtaggggaatgccaggacagggaaacaggagtgggtgggttggggaacagggggagggaagatggctcatGGGATTTGGGGAggataaccaggaaaggggacaacatttcgaatgcaaataaagaatatatttaataaaaaaggaaaaaaaactgagAGCAGTTTGAAGTTACAAGGAGTTATTTGAAGGGAAGGTGTGGCCCTTTGGGCGGCTTCCTCCCGCCTTGTTCACGTATCTTCCTAGGGAAGGGATGGCGAGTCCCCGAGGGAACCCATTTGCGAGCAAATGATCCCACAAATGATCCCCCAGTAGCTCTGGAGGCCTTGCCGACGGGTGGGAATAATAATACCTCCTGGTCTAGTTCTCCATACTGAGTCCCCGGCCCTTGGCACAGTTCTCCATACTGAGtccccggcccttggcacggttctccatgctgggtcccccggcccttggcacggttctccatgctgggtccccggcccttggcacggttctccatgctgggtcccccggcccttggcacggttctccatACTGGGTCCCCCAGCCCTTGGCACAGTTCTCCATGCTGGGCccccggcccttggcacggttctccaGGCTGGGCccccggcccttggcacggttctccatgctgggtccccggcccttggcacggttctccatactgggtccccggcccttggcacggttctccatgctgggtccccggcccttggcacggctctccatgctgggtccctggcccttggcacggttctccatgctgggtccccggcccttggcacggttctccatgctgggtccccggcccttggcacggttctccatgctgggtccccggcccttggcacggttctccatgctgggtccccggcccttggcacggctctccatgctgggtccccggcccttggcacggctctccatgctgggtccccggcccttggcacggctctccatgctgggtccccggcccttggcacggctctccatgctgggtccccggcccttggcacggttctccatgctgggtccccggcccttggcacggttctccatgctgggtccccgacccttggcacggttctccatgctgggtcccccagcccttggcacggttctccatACTGGGTCCCCGCCCTTGGCACAGACCCTGGTCCTTAGCACAGACCTGATATATTAAGCCGCCGAGGTGTCTATCCGGGACGATGTTCCTTTGGGCGTTCACAGAAAGTGAAGCACATGTAGCTGTCTGGGGCcctaagaatattttttttatctttcaggCTATAATTATCAAGACCCTCATTTCTGGGTGTATGATGTGCTTCTACACTCGGCCTTTACCGGAGCGTGGGTGCAATTGCGGGCCTGCTGGCTCAGCGGACACATCAGAGGACTCACCTTCACCATGGCTACTGGGGAGGAGTTTAGCAGTACTGACAAGTTTTGATAAGTGCTAGTAAATGCTGTGAGAATTTTCATACTTGTGCTGAACTTCCTCATATTTGTCTTGAACAaacatgcgcgtgcacacacatgggcgcgtgcgcacacacacacacacacacacacacacacacacacacctagtatCTTCTCTGAATGATCAAAATGTCAAAGCCTTGGTTTCTATGCCTTGTTCTCCATCCCAGAACTGTCAGGCCCTCTTCTTTGGCCTGTGGTGAGACTTGTTCCAAGCCAGCCAAATATTCCCAACATGTTCTGgtcaatcatatatatataaatataatgtgtacacacacacacacacacacatatatatattccccaAAAGTTGCCTCCCTTCCAGGTCcttctcccagagttcttcacctcaTCTTCCAAAATAGAAGGTCCTACACTACTATCATGTTTCCAGACTGTTCCTTGTTTGGGGCGGGAATATCCTTGAGCCCCAGTGCTGGAGTTCTCCCAGGATAAGACTTACCTCACAGTTCTGATAACTACCTCACAACGGAGTCTACATgtttctctttcctagattttattCCCTTTGCTCTAAATTCTGACATTGCTCTTGTCAATATGTCAAGAAGGAGAATTTTTCTCTCTCTAGTCTGGCCAAAATAGTAAAGACATCATTTCtgtgctggagatgtagctcgGTTTGCAAAGTATTTGCCTAACATGTATAAAGCCATCCACGGTTTATCTGGAACACTCAAGAAGCAAGCATGGTGTCCCAGTGCTTCAGTGTCTGTTATTTGAGCACTTGGCAGATATAGGCAGGTTTATCa from Apodemus sylvaticus chromosome X, mApoSyl1.1, whole genome shotgun sequence includes these protein-coding regions:
- the LOC127675384 gene encoding rhox homeobox family member 2B-like, whose amino-acid sequence is MARQKINPQFQVGPEEDEGSVNNGEALMALPAGDGRRREGDSGRGQPGPGGAAAAAAAAAAEVAVEGEGAEEAGAAAGDAGFMLHWNQEGLGATGCDQENEKQPEEPVPDYMGDSENVKPVPGQGSCANPVRVLVPECRPRAQHRFTLLQLQELEGIFQRNQYISSSEAKRLARSMGVSEAKVQKWFLKRREKYRSYKRL